A genomic window from Punica granatum isolate Tunisia-2019 chromosome 2, ASM765513v2, whole genome shotgun sequence includes:
- the LOC116196169 gene encoding AT-rich interactive domain-containing protein 4: MMFCAQGSYRNHCSLLAVICGKISDEKQKQTVSEAQPSYPFPELVSSGRLEVTLLKSPDVNEFRRVLEASEFNFVYLQGLQLEGSEEVGPLVWGNVDLSAPEALCSVFGSALPTTVYLEIPNAEKAAEALHSKGVPFVIYWKDALSRYETAHFRQALFSVVQSSCSHTWDAFQLAQASYRLYCLKNSNGFPHYMESTGPQLLGDPPKIDIAQPGADAQGEESPENLSSVKIYDDDVNIRFLVCGFRRILDTTALGSLEDGIYSLLSIEIRGSKLHNRTSAPPPPLQAGTFSRGVVTMRCDFSTCSSAHISLLVSGSAQTCFNDQLLENHVKNELIENSQLVRVLPNSEGSNMSLSEPRKSASTACGAGVFEVCVKVPAWASQVLRQLAPDISYRSLVALGIASIQGVPVASFEKEDAERLLFFSSQQGKEFDQNNFFLSSLPRWLKPPLPSRKLSEPATSLNLKHENGGNNSKRRVMNVAPMRPIPRAHHKMVPFYGFIPEAERHEGAQATQPIGPMKHNLAGPSVTHRRSSGNSLQAQQILSLNPLPLKKHGCGRSPIQSCSEEEFLRDVMEFLILRGHTRLVPQSGLEEFPDAVLNAKRLDLFNLYKEVVSRGGFHVGNGINWKGQVFSKMSNYTLSNRMTGVGNTLKRHYETYLLEYELAHDDVDGECCLLCHSSAPGDWVNCGMCGEWAHFGCDRRQGLGAFKDYAKTDGLEYICPHCSVSNFRKKSQKTTNGY; the protein is encoded by the exons ATGATGTTTTGCGCACAAGGTTCTTATAGGAACCACTGCTCTCTGTTAGCCGTTATCTGCGGAAAAATTTCTGATGAAAAGCAGAAGCAAACAGTTTCTGAGGCCCAACCGAGTTATCCATTTCCAGAGCTCGTTTCTTCGGGGCGTCTCGAG GTCACTCTTCTGAAGAGCCCTGATGTTAATGAGTTTAGGCGAGTTCTTGAAGCATCGGAGTTCAACTTTGTATACCTTCAAGGTTTGCAACTTGAAGGCAGTGAAGAAGTGGGCCCTCTTGTTTGGGGAAATGTTGACTTATCTGCTCCTGAAGCGCTGTGTTCTGTGTTTGGATCCGCCTTGCCCACCACA GTTTACCTGGAGATACCGAATGCAGAAAAAGCAGCAGAGGCCCTCCATTCTAAG GGAGTACCCTTTGTCATATACTGGAAAGATGCGCTTTCTCGTTATGAAACGGCTCATTTTCGGCAAGCGTTATTTTCAGTCGTGCAGAG TTCATGCAGCCACACATGGGACGCGTTCCAGCTCGCACAGGCTTCATACAGGCTCTATTGTTTGAAAAATAGCAATGGCTTTCCGCATTATATGGAAAGCACAGGACCTCAACTTCTAGGAGACCCACCCAAGATTGATATCGCTCAGCCTGGGGCTGATGCTCAAGGTGAAGAATCACCTGAGAATCTTTCCTCGGTAAAGATTTATGATGACGATGTCAACATTCGGTTTCTCGTTTGTGGATTCAGACGCATTTTG GATACTACTGCGCTTGGATCATTGGAAGATGGAATATATTCTCTTTTGAGCATAGAA ATACGCGGGAGTAAACTTCATAACCGAACAAG TGCTCCTCCACCTCCTCTTCAAGCAGGGACATTTTCCCGGGGAGTAGTGACAATGCGGTGTGATTTCTCCACCTGCAGTTCCGCGCATATTTCTCTCTTGGTCTCTGGTAGTGCACAGACTTGCTTCAATGATCAG CTGCTAGAAAATCATGTGAAGAATGAGCTTATTGAGAATTCTCAGCTGGTCCGTGTGTTGCCTAACTCTGAGGGGAGCAACATGAGCTTGTCAGAACCCCGTAAATCTGCTTCGACTGCATGTGGGGCCGGTGTCTTTGAAGTTTGCGTGAAAGTTCCTGCATGGGCTTCACAG GTGTTGAGACAGCTGGCCCCCGATATATCTTACCGAAGTTTGGTTGCACTGGGAATCGCAAGCATTCAGGGCGTGCCTGTTGCCTCATTCGAGAAAGAAGATGCAGAGCGGCTCCTCTTCTTTTCCTCTCAGCAGGGCAAAGAATTTgaccaaaataattttttcctctCGAGTCTGCCACGCTGGTTGAAACCTCCTTTACCTTCTAGAAAATTGTCAGAACCAGCTACTTCTTTGAACTTGAAACACGAGAATGGAGGTAATAATAGTAAGCGTAGAGTGATGAATGTTGCCCCAATGAGGCCGATCCCTCGTGCTCACCATAAGATGGTGCCCTTTTATGGGTTTATTCCTGAGGCTGAGAGGCATGAGGGTGCTCAAGCAACTCAGCCCATCGGCCCGATGAAGCACAACCTTGCGGGCCCTTCTGTGACCCATCGAAGATCGTCGGGAAATTCTTTGCAGGCCCAGCAGATTCTCTCTTTGAATCCTCTACCTCTGAAAAAACACGGATGTGGCAGATCCCCTATTCAATCCTGCTCAGAG GAGGAGTTTCTGAGGGATGTAATGGAGTTCCTCATTCTTCGTGGGCATACACGACTCGTTCCTCAAAGTGGGCTTGAGGAATTTCCTGATGCTGTTCTTAATGCTAAGAGGCTTGACCTATTCAACTTGTATAAAGAG GTAGTATCGAGAGGTGGCTTTCATGTTGGGAATGGCATTAATTGGAAAGGACAAGTTTTCTCAAAGATGAGTAATTACACGCTCTCTAACAGGATGACG GGAGTTGGTAACACGTTGAAGAGACATTACGAAACTTACCTTTTAGAATACGAGCTGGCTCATGATGATGTTGATGGAGAATGCTGCCTGTTGTGTCACAg TAGTGCACCTGGTGACTGGGTTAACTGTGGAATGTGTGGGGAATGGGCCCACTTTGGCTGTGACCGGAGACAGGGGCTCGGCGCCTTCAAG GATTATGCGAAGACAGATGGCCTGGAGTATATATGTCCGCACTGCAGCGTATCGAATTTCCGGAAGAAGTCTCAGAAGACGACGAATGGGTATTGA